In a genomic window of Mycolicibacterium neoaurum VKM Ac-1815D:
- a CDS encoding XdhC family protein, translating into MREILGDVLTTWHSGGTAGLATVVRTFRSAPRAPGAALAVAPDGSVAGSVSGGCVEGAVYELAAEVVATGSPQLQRYGISDDDAFAVGLTCGGIIDVFVEPVSRQTFPELPALADAVDHDRPVAVATVIAHPDARRIGRRMVIDSERRDGSLGSARADDAVTDDARGLLLAGQTGVLSYGPDGERIDETADRGMEVFVASYAPAPRMVIFGAIDFAAALTRQAGLLGYRVTVCDARPVFATAARFPTADEVVVDWPDRYLRAQQDLGAIDNRTAICVLTHDPKFDVPALAVALRLPQVGYVGAMGSRRTHLDRLARLSEAGLGGDELARLSSPIGLDLGARTPEETAVSIVAEIIASRWGGGGRPLAALDGRIHRDREART; encoded by the coding sequence GTGCGCGAGATCCTCGGCGACGTACTGACAACCTGGCATTCCGGTGGCACCGCCGGCCTCGCCACGGTCGTGCGCACCTTCCGCTCCGCCCCACGCGCGCCCGGCGCGGCCCTGGCCGTGGCACCCGACGGTAGCGTTGCCGGGTCGGTATCCGGCGGTTGTGTCGAAGGCGCGGTGTACGAGCTTGCCGCCGAGGTCGTCGCGACCGGATCGCCGCAACTACAGCGCTACGGGATCAGCGATGACGACGCCTTCGCCGTCGGACTCACCTGCGGCGGCATCATCGATGTGTTCGTCGAACCCGTGTCACGACAGACATTTCCCGAACTGCCGGCGTTGGCCGACGCGGTCGACCACGACCGGCCGGTGGCGGTCGCCACCGTGATCGCCCACCCCGATGCTCGTCGCATCGGACGCCGGATGGTCATCGACTCCGAGCGCCGCGATGGCTCGCTGGGGTCGGCGCGCGCAGATGACGCCGTGACCGACGATGCACGCGGCCTGCTGCTGGCGGGACAGACCGGTGTGCTGTCCTACGGCCCCGACGGAGAGCGCATCGACGAGACGGCCGACCGGGGCATGGAGGTGTTCGTCGCCAGTTACGCTCCGGCGCCGCGCATGGTGATCTTCGGCGCCATCGACTTCGCCGCAGCGCTGACTCGGCAGGCCGGGCTGCTGGGATATCGGGTGACGGTATGCGACGCCCGCCCGGTGTTCGCGACCGCTGCCCGATTCCCGACCGCCGACGAGGTGGTCGTCGACTGGCCCGACCGTTACCTGCGCGCTCAGCAGGATCTCGGCGCCATCGACAACAGAACCGCGATCTGCGTGCTGACCCACGACCCGAAATTCGATGTGCCCGCCCTTGCGGTGGCGCTGCGGCTCCCCCAGGTCGGGTATGTCGGGGCGATGGGCTCCCGGCGCACCCATCTGGACCGATTGGCCCGACTCTCCGAGGCGGGGCTCGGCGGCGACGAGCTGGCCCGGCTGTCCAGCCCCATCGGACTGGACCTCGGCGCGCGGACGCCGGAGGAGACCGCGGTGTCGATCGTCGCCGAGATCATCGCCAGCCGATGGGGTGGCGGCGGACGCCCCCTCGCCGCGCTCGACGGTCGCATCCACCGTGATCGGGAAGCCCGCACCTGA
- a CDS encoding DUF732 domain-containing protein, whose translation MITRMLAAAFLAGAVIGPAAGLGAAAPAAAEEITQEQFLAAIAQQGVQVGSDEDAVRIAQRMCEIAGDGSGTKLQKAVYYVRDHTELSKDAVTTFAGIAARVYCPDVLPS comes from the coding sequence ATGATCACGCGCATGCTGGCCGCCGCTTTCCTGGCCGGCGCTGTCATCGGCCCGGCTGCCGGACTCGGTGCCGCCGCGCCCGCCGCCGCCGAGGAAATCACCCAGGAGCAGTTCCTGGCGGCGATCGCCCAGCAGGGCGTGCAGGTCGGCAGCGATGAGGACGCCGTCCGGATCGCCCAGCGGATGTGCGAGATCGCCGGCGACGGCAGCGGCACGAAACTGCAGAAGGCCGTCTACTACGTCCGTGATCACACCGAGCTGAGCAAGGACGCCGTCACGACCTTCGCCGGTATCGCCGCCAGGGTGTACTGCCCCGACGTCCTGCCCAGCTAG
- a CDS encoding SDR family oxidoreductase, whose product MLLSLAERTYLVTGGGSGIGKGVAAAIVGAGGNVVLAGRNADKLEAAAAEIAGAGAGQVNYQPADITDEDEAARLVDAATAWHGQLDGVVHSAGGSETIGPLTQIDSAAWRNTVDLNINGTMYVLKHSARELVRGGGGSFVGISSIASSNTHRWFGAYGPSKAALDHLMMVAADELGPSSVRVNGIRPGLTRTDMVAPILDTPALSADYAACTPLPRVGEVEDVANLAVFLLSDAASFITGQVINVDGGHGLRRGPDLSGMLEPLFGADGLRGVVTD is encoded by the coding sequence ATGCTGTTGTCGCTGGCCGAGCGCACCTACCTGGTCACCGGTGGTGGCAGCGGTATCGGCAAGGGGGTGGCGGCCGCCATCGTCGGCGCAGGCGGCAATGTCGTGCTCGCCGGCCGCAACGCCGACAAGCTGGAGGCCGCCGCGGCGGAGATCGCCGGCGCCGGCGCCGGTCAGGTGAACTACCAGCCCGCCGATATCACCGACGAGGACGAGGCTGCCCGCCTCGTCGACGCGGCGACCGCCTGGCACGGGCAGCTCGATGGCGTCGTGCACAGCGCAGGCGGCTCGGAAACGATCGGCCCGCTGACCCAGATCGACTCCGCGGCCTGGCGCAACACGGTCGACCTGAACATCAACGGGACCATGTATGTGCTCAAGCACTCCGCTCGCGAGCTGGTCCGCGGCGGCGGCGGATCGTTCGTCGGAATCTCCTCGATCGCCTCGAGCAACACCCACCGCTGGTTCGGCGCCTACGGACCAAGCAAGGCCGCGCTTGATCATCTGATGATGGTCGCCGCCGACGAGCTGGGCCCGTCCTCGGTGCGTGTCAACGGAATCCGGCCCGGATTGACCCGTACCGACATGGTGGCGCCGATCCTCGATACGCCCGCGCTGAGCGCCGATTACGCCGCCTGCACGCCGCTGCCGCGGGTCGGGGAGGTCGAGGATGTCGCGAATCTGGCGGTGTTCCTGCTCAGCGACGCCGCGAGCTTCATCACCGGCCAGGTGATCAACGTCGACGGTGGGCACGGCCTGCGCCGCGGGCCCGATCTGTCCGGGATGCTCGAGCCGCTGTTCGGCGCGGATGGTCTGCGCGGTGTGGTGACCGACTAG
- a CDS encoding alpha,alpha-trehalose-phosphate synthase (UDP-forming), with product MAPGVDSADSIPESGHADFVVVANRLPIDQVRLPDGTTTWKRSPGGLVTALEPILRKQSGAWIGWAGVPDGDEEPIVQEDLKLYPVRLSAEDVALYYEGFSNATLWPLYHDVIVKPQYHRHWWDRYVEVNRRFAEATARAAAPGATVWIQDYQLQLVPKMLRMLRPDLTIGFFLHIPFPPVELFMQMPWRTEIIEGLLGADLVGFHLAGGAQNFLILARRLLGANTSRATIGVRSRFGEVQIGFRTVKVGAFPISIDSAELDRKARARGIRQRAREIRAELGNPRKLLLGVDRLDYTKGIDVRLKAFSELLAEDRADRSDTVLVQLATPSRERVESYIEMREGIERQVGHINGEYGEVGHPVVHYLHRPVPRDDLIAFFVAADVMLVTPLRDGMNLVAKEYVACRSDLGGALVLSEFTGAAAELRQAYLCNPHHTDGVRDAIEQALNQPPEEGRRRMRALRRQVLAHDVDRWARSFLDALAGTGPD from the coding sequence GTGGCACCGGGAGTCGATTCCGCCGACTCCATCCCGGAATCCGGGCACGCCGACTTCGTAGTCGTCGCCAACCGGCTGCCGATCGACCAGGTCCGTCTTCCCGACGGCACCACCACCTGGAAGCGCAGCCCGGGCGGCCTGGTGACCGCGCTGGAGCCGATACTGCGCAAGCAGAGCGGTGCATGGATCGGTTGGGCGGGCGTTCCGGACGGTGACGAAGAGCCCATCGTCCAAGAGGACCTCAAGCTCTACCCCGTGCGGTTGTCCGCCGAGGACGTGGCGCTGTACTACGAGGGCTTTTCCAACGCCACCCTCTGGCCGCTGTACCACGATGTCATCGTCAAACCGCAGTACCACCGGCACTGGTGGGACCGCTACGTGGAGGTGAACCGGCGCTTCGCCGAGGCCACGGCGCGCGCCGCTGCGCCCGGGGCGACCGTCTGGATCCAGGACTACCAGCTGCAGCTGGTCCCCAAGATGTTGCGGATGCTGCGCCCCGATCTCACCATCGGCTTCTTCCTGCACATCCCGTTCCCGCCGGTGGAACTGTTCATGCAGATGCCCTGGCGCACCGAGATCATCGAGGGGCTCCTGGGCGCCGACCTGGTCGGTTTCCACCTCGCCGGCGGCGCGCAGAACTTCCTGATCCTGGCTCGTCGCCTGCTGGGCGCCAACACCTCACGCGCCACGATCGGTGTGCGCTCCCGCTTCGGTGAGGTGCAGATCGGCTTCCGCACCGTCAAGGTGGGCGCATTCCCCATCTCCATCGACTCGGCCGAACTCGATCGAAAGGCGCGCGCCCGCGGCATCCGTCAACGCGCCCGCGAGATCCGGGCCGAGCTGGGCAACCCGCGCAAGCTGCTGCTCGGCGTCGACCGACTGGACTACACCAAGGGCATCGATGTCCGGTTGAAGGCCTTCTCCGAGTTGCTGGCCGAAGATCGCGCCGACCGCTCCGACACGGTGTTGGTCCAACTCGCCACGCCCAGCCGTGAGCGGGTGGAGAGCTATATCGAGATGCGCGAGGGTATCGAGCGACAGGTCGGGCACATCAACGGTGAGTACGGCGAGGTCGGTCACCCGGTGGTGCACTATCTGCACCGGCCGGTCCCCCGCGATGACCTGATCGCCTTCTTCGTCGCCGCCGATGTCATGCTCGTCACCCCGTTGCGCGATGGGATGAACCTGGTGGCCAAGGAGTACGTCGCCTGCCGCAGTGACCTCGGCGGCGCCCTCGTGCTCTCCGAATTCACCGGCGCCGCTGCGGAGTTGCGCCAGGCCTACCTGTGCAACCCGCACCACACCGATGGTGTGCGCGATGCCATCGAGCAGGCGCTGAACCAGCCTCCCGAGGAGGGCAGGCGCCGGATGCGGGCGTTGCGCCGGCAGGTCCTCGCCCACGATGTCGACCGCTGGGCGCGGTCGTTCCTGGATGCCCTTGCCGGGACCGGCCCGGACTAG
- a CDS encoding MCE family protein has translation MLTRLTRLQLSIFAVVTVLTVTAISAFYLHVPATLGIGTYNVTANFVAGGGLYQNANVTYRGVTIGRVEEVGLTDDGVAAKMRLNTDTEVPANVTATVKSVSAVGEQYIDLVPPDGQADSELLRNGSTIGVERTAIGQDIAGMLKQADDLVNSVGDARIQDLLSETFKAFNGSGPELSRLIQSGRDLVDEANAAYPQTAQLIDEAGPFLDAQIRSGDSIRATADGLARLTGEVANADPQLRSVLQTVPGAAAEANVTFEGIRPTFPVLAANLANVGRIGVIYHKSIEQALVIFPALLAALNTVGTGLPADEGGKLDFKINLGDSPPCSVGFLPATEIRSPADTTLRELPTDMYCKTAQNDPAVVRGARNYPCQEFPGKRAPTVQLCRDPVGYVPIGSNPWRGPPVPYGTPVTDPRNITPPNKFPNIPPEADYDPGPPAVQLPPGVLPGPGPAPNAPFPNPVPPNNNPPAPPWPFYAPPDQVLPPYGRQVPAPPLPPGTPIYRPPGSEAPALAPPPEALVPPAPAPPMPGPLPAEQPVASASLTTTYDPKTGVFADPTNGGTGVFASGSDKFTPAENWVDLMMAPGQL, from the coding sequence ATGCTGACCCGTCTGACCCGCCTGCAACTGTCCATCTTCGCCGTCGTGACGGTGCTGACCGTCACCGCCATCTCGGCGTTCTACCTGCACGTGCCTGCCACGCTGGGAATCGGAACCTACAACGTCACGGCTAATTTCGTTGCCGGGGGCGGCCTGTACCAGAACGCCAACGTGACTTATCGCGGTGTCACCATCGGTCGTGTCGAGGAAGTCGGGCTGACCGATGACGGTGTGGCTGCCAAGATGCGGTTGAACACCGACACCGAGGTGCCCGCCAATGTCACCGCCACCGTGAAGAGCGTGTCGGCTGTCGGTGAGCAGTACATCGACCTTGTTCCACCGGACGGGCAGGCCGATTCTGAGCTGCTGCGCAACGGGTCCACCATCGGGGTGGAGCGCACCGCGATCGGCCAGGACATCGCCGGAATGCTGAAGCAGGCCGATGATCTGGTCAACAGTGTCGGCGATGCCCGCATCCAGGATCTGCTCTCGGAGACCTTCAAGGCCTTCAACGGATCCGGTCCCGAGCTGTCCCGGCTCATCCAGTCCGGACGCGATCTGGTAGACGAGGCCAATGCCGCCTATCCGCAGACCGCCCAGCTGATCGACGAGGCCGGCCCGTTCCTGGACGCCCAGATTCGATCCGGGGACAGCATCCGTGCCACCGCTGACGGACTGGCACGGTTGACCGGTGAGGTCGCCAACGCCGATCCGCAGCTGCGCTCGGTGTTGCAGACCGTGCCGGGTGCCGCCGCCGAGGCCAACGTCACGTTCGAGGGGATCCGACCGACATTCCCGGTGCTGGCCGCGAATCTCGCCAACGTCGGTCGCATCGGCGTGATTTACCACAAGTCGATCGAGCAGGCGTTGGTGATCTTCCCGGCCCTGCTCGCCGCGCTGAACACCGTTGGCACCGGTCTGCCTGCCGACGAGGGCGGCAAGCTGGACTTCAAGATCAACCTGGGTGACTCGCCGCCGTGTTCGGTCGGCTTCCTACCGGCGACTGAAATCCGGTCGCCCGCGGATACCACGCTGCGTGAGCTTCCCACCGACATGTACTGCAAAACGGCCCAGAACGACCCTGCGGTCGTGCGGGGCGCGCGCAACTACCCATGCCAGGAATTCCCCGGCAAGCGGGCACCCACGGTGCAACTGTGCCGCGATCCGGTCGGTTATGTCCCGATTGGCAGCAATCCGTGGCGTGGCCCGCCGGTGCCCTACGGCACCCCTGTTACGGACCCACGCAATATCACGCCGCCGAACAAGTTCCCGAACATCCCGCCGGAGGCCGATTACGACCCGGGTCCGCCCGCGGTGCAGTTGCCCCCTGGCGTGCTGCCGGGACCGGGGCCCGCGCCCAACGCGCCGTTCCCGAATCCGGTGCCGCCCAACAACAATCCGCCGGCGCCGCCGTGGCCGTTCTATGCGCCGCCGGATCAGGTGCTGCCGCCCTACGGTCGCCAGGTGCCTGCTCCGCCGCTGCCACCGGGTACGCCGATCTACCGACCGCCGGGATCGGAGGCGCCGGCTTTGGCGCCACCGCCCGAGGCGCTGGTACCGCCGGCTCCTGCACCTCCGATGCCGGGACCATTGCCCGCCGAACAGCCCGTGGCCAGCGCGTCGTTGACGACCACCTACGATCCGAAGACGGGAGTGTTCGCCGACCCCACGAACGGCGGCACCGGAGTGTTCGCATCCGGGAGTGACAAGTTCACCCCCGCGGAGAATTGGGTGGATCTGATGATGGCGCCAGGACAGCTGTAG
- a CDS encoding MCE family protein — protein sequence MTRMLLRGGAVGASALVLAGCQFGGLNSLNMPGTAGHGAGSYVITAELPDVATLPQNSPVMLDDVTVGSVSGIEAVQRPDGTFYAAVQLSLDGDVDLPENATATVAQTSLLGSQHVQLAPPLDDPVGRLKQGSRIPLGAIGRYPTTEEVLSALGIVVNKGNLGALQDITDEAYAAVAGRSGSFAGLLPRLAELTASLDRQTDDIIAAADGLNRFASILARSKDNLGRTLDTLPNALLVLNNNRQNIVDAFSALRGFAEVGSRVLSETKDDFAADLKDLYPVIKALNDNADDFIKDLEFLPTFPFHYKYLRNAVRGDYLNTFVTFDLTVRRFGESIFTTSFFDPNMKHLNEVINPPDFLTGALANLSGQAADPFKIPPGTATQHEGAP from the coding sequence ATGACCCGGATGCTGTTGCGCGGCGGCGCGGTAGGTGCCTCCGCGCTGGTGTTGGCCGGCTGCCAATTCGGCGGACTCAACTCGCTGAACATGCCGGGAACCGCCGGCCACGGTGCCGGCTCGTATGTCATCACCGCCGAACTGCCGGATGTGGCGACACTGCCGCAGAACTCACCGGTGATGCTCGACGATGTCACCGTCGGCAGCGTCTCGGGTATCGAGGCGGTGCAGAGGCCCGACGGCACCTTCTACGCTGCCGTCCAGCTGTCTCTGGACGGTGATGTGGATCTGCCGGAGAATGCGACGGCGACCGTCGCGCAGACCTCCCTTCTGGGGTCCCAGCATGTGCAGTTGGCCCCGCCGCTGGATGACCCGGTGGGCAGGCTCAAGCAGGGATCGAGGATCCCGCTGGGCGCCATCGGTCGCTATCCCACCACCGAGGAGGTGCTCTCCGCCCTCGGGATCGTGGTCAACAAGGGTAATCTCGGTGCGCTGCAGGACATCACCGATGAGGCCTACGCCGCGGTCGCCGGCCGGTCCGGCAGTTTCGCCGGTCTGCTGCCCCGGTTGGCCGAGTTGACCGCGTCCCTGGATCGCCAGACCGATGACATCATCGCCGCCGCCGATGGGTTGAACCGGTTCGCCTCGATCCTGGCGCGCAGCAAGGACAATCTGGGCCGCACGCTGGACACGCTGCCCAACGCGCTGCTGGTGCTGAACAACAACCGGCAGAACATCGTCGACGCATTCTCCGCATTGCGCGGCTTCGCCGAGGTGGGCTCGCGGGTGCTCTCGGAGACCAAGGACGATTTCGCCGCCGACCTCAAGGATCTGTACCCGGTCATCAAGGCGCTCAACGATAATGCCGATGACTTCATCAAGGATTTGGAATTCCTTCCGACGTTCCCGTTCCACTACAAATACCTGCGCAACGCGGTCCGGGGTGACTACCTCAACACATTCGTCACCTTCGACCTGACCGTGCGCCGGTTCGGCGAGTCGATCTTCACCACATCCTTCTTCGATCCGAACATGAAGCACCTCAACGAGGTGATCAACCCGCCGGACTTTCTGACCGGCGCGCTCGCGAACCTTTCCGGTCAGGCGGCCGATCCGTTCAAGATCCCGCCGGGCACCGCGACCCAGCACGAGGGGGCGCCGTAA
- a CDS encoding MCE family protein, translated as MTQPKSKRSSWLRGVVAVALVALLAVGVYLVWPNRGGQRIVAYFPTAVGLYPGDDVRVVGVPVGRIDSIQPRANDVKITMTVQDDVRVPADARAIIIAPNLVSARFIQLTPAFTGGDTLAAGAEIGLDRTGVPVEWDEVKEQLTALSTQLGPKEGGLQGPLTTFVNQAADTFDGNGESFRQALRELSQTAGRLGDSRADLFGTIRNLQVLVNALSNSNEQIVQFTNHVASVSQVLADSSADLDNTLGVLNTALGDVRGLLSESNSSLIKSVNSLTEFTQILTDHSDDIEQILHVTPNGLANFYNIYNPAQGTVGGLLSLPNFANPVQFICGGTFDVGASPDNYKRAEICRQRMGPVLKRITMNYPPILLHPIDSITAYKGQIIYDTPATEAKSRTPVPYLQWQPAPGVTPPTAPPGGNLSQLILPPPAVPGQVSPAGPVPPPPPMGTGPLPGPAPVEGAGG; from the coding sequence ATGACACAACCGAAGTCGAAAAGATCCAGTTGGCTGCGCGGGGTCGTCGCGGTTGCACTCGTCGCGCTGCTCGCCGTCGGCGTCTACCTGGTGTGGCCGAACCGCGGTGGCCAAAGGATCGTCGCCTACTTCCCGACCGCGGTCGGGCTCTATCCGGGCGACGATGTCCGCGTCGTCGGCGTCCCGGTGGGCCGCATCGACTCGATCCAGCCACGGGCCAACGACGTCAAGATCACCATGACCGTGCAGGACGACGTCCGGGTACCCGCCGATGCGCGGGCGATCATCATCGCGCCGAACCTGGTCTCGGCCAGGTTCATCCAACTCACCCCGGCCTTCACCGGCGGTGACACCTTGGCTGCCGGCGCCGAGATCGGCCTCGATCGCACCGGCGTCCCCGTCGAATGGGACGAGGTCAAAGAACAGCTCACCGCGCTGAGCACCCAGCTCGGACCGAAGGAGGGCGGCCTGCAGGGACCGCTGACCACCTTCGTCAACCAGGCCGCCGACACCTTCGACGGTAACGGCGAATCGTTCCGGCAGGCGCTGCGCGAACTGTCCCAGACCGCGGGTCGTCTCGGTGACTCACGCGCCGACCTGTTCGGCACCATCCGCAACCTGCAGGTGCTGGTCAACGCGTTGTCCAACAGCAACGAGCAGATCGTGCAGTTCACCAACCACGTGGCATCGGTGTCCCAGGTGCTGGCCGACAGTTCCGCCGATCTGGACAACACCCTCGGTGTGCTCAACACCGCACTCGGCGATGTCCGCGGACTACTCAGCGAGTCCAACTCTTCGCTGATCAAATCGGTGAACAGCCTTACCGAGTTCACCCAGATCCTCACCGATCACAGCGATGACATCGAGCAGATCCTGCACGTGACACCCAACGGTCTGGCGAACTTCTACAACATCTACAACCCCGCACAGGGCACCGTCGGTGGTCTGCTGTCGCTGCCCAACTTCGCCAACCCGGTGCAGTTCATCTGCGGTGGCACCTTCGATGTCGGTGCCTCGCCGGACAATTACAAGCGCGCCGAGATCTGCCGGCAGCGCATGGGCCCGGTGCTCAAGCGCATCACCATGAACTATCCGCCTATCCTGCTGCATCCGATCGACAGCATCACCGCGTACAAGGGTCAGATCATCTACGACACGCCGGCCACGGAGGCCAAGTCTCGGACGCCGGTTCCCTACCTGCAGTGGCAACCGGCGCCAGGGGTGACCCCGCCGACTGCCCCGCCGGGTGGCAACCTCAGCCAGCTCATCCTGCCGCCGCCGGCCGTGCCAGGACAGGTATCCCCGGCGGGACCCGTCCCGCCGCCGCCGCCGATGGGCACCGGCCCGCTGCCTGGCCCGGCACCGGTGGAAGGAGCGGGCGGATGA
- a CDS encoding MCE family protein, whose amino-acid sequence MASPDRSNPLRTGILGIFVVSCLVLVSFGYTGLPWYPQGRTYEAYFTDAGGITPGNDVNISGINVGKVNSVSLAGDQAKVGFTVDRKIKVGNQTLVAIKTDTVLGQKSLSVTPGGSGDSTVIPVNRTTTPYTLNTALQDLGGNVSALDKPRFEQALQTLTDTLRDATPQLRGALDGVADLSRSLNKRDAALEQLLLHAKNVSQTLAERSGQVNQLITDGNQLFAALDERRQALSTLIAGIDDVSQQLSGFVADNKREFLPVLQKLDAVMANLLERKEHIGEALKRLPPYATALAEVVGNGPGFNINLYGLPPATMAEVLLDGYFQPGKLPDSLADMLRGYISERTLIRPKTP is encoded by the coding sequence ATGGCTAGCCCAGATCGCAGCAACCCGCTGCGCACCGGCATCCTCGGTATTTTCGTGGTGTCCTGCCTGGTGCTGGTGTCCTTCGGCTACACCGGATTGCCTTGGTATCCGCAAGGGCGCACCTACGAGGCCTACTTCACCGATGCCGGCGGTATCACACCCGGCAACGATGTGAACATCTCGGGGATCAACGTGGGCAAGGTGAACTCGGTGTCCCTGGCCGGTGATCAGGCCAAGGTCGGATTCACAGTCGATCGCAAGATCAAGGTCGGCAACCAGACGTTGGTGGCCATCAAGACCGATACGGTGCTCGGTCAGAAGTCGCTATCGGTCACTCCGGGTGGCAGTGGGGACTCCACCGTCATCCCGGTCAACCGCACCACCACGCCGTACACCCTCAACACAGCGTTGCAGGATCTCGGTGGCAACGTCAGTGCACTCGACAAGCCGCGGTTCGAGCAGGCCCTGCAGACCCTCACCGACACGCTGCGCGATGCCACCCCGCAGCTGCGCGGCGCCCTGGACGGGGTCGCCGACCTGAGTCGCAGCCTGAACAAGCGTGATGCCGCGCTGGAGCAGCTGCTCTTGCACGCCAAGAACGTCTCGCAGACGTTGGCGGAGCGCTCCGGTCAGGTGAACCAACTGATCACCGACGGTAATCAGCTCTTCGCCGCCCTCGACGAGCGCAGGCAGGCGCTCAGCACACTGATCGCCGGTATCGACGATGTGTCCCAACAGCTTTCGGGATTCGTTGCCGACAACAAGCGGGAGTTCCTGCCCGTATTGCAGAAGCTGGATGCCGTGATGGCCAACCTGCTTGAGCGCAAGGAACACATCGGGGAAGCGCTCAAGCGTCTGCCACCGTATGCCACCGCGCTGGCCGAGGTCGTCGGCAACGGCCCGGGCTTCAACATCAACCTCTACGGATTACCGCCGGCAACGATGGCGGAGGTATTGCTGGACGGCTACTTCCAGCCCGGCAAGCTGCCCGACAGCCTCGCCGACATGCTGCGCGGATACATCTCCGAACGCACCCTGATTAGGCCGAAGACGCCATGA
- a CDS encoding MCE family protein, with translation MNSERRTLINVAVFTMAMVLVAAGLIVVFGQFRFASSNQYHATFTEASRLKTGQDVRIAGVPVGSVSAVTLNPDNTVDVAFDVDKRYQLYTSTRAVVRYENLVGDRYMEITSGPGELQKLPAGSTLSTANTQPALDLDALLGGLRPVLKGLDGNKVNEVSNAVIELLQGQGGAIQNMLASTSSFSQNLAARDQLIGDVITNLNTVLGTIDEKGDQFNASVDELQKLITGLAENRDPIAGAIGPLASAENDLTEMLQASRRPLQGVIENARPLMQRMDERKADINKVIEPLAENYLRLNALGAYGAFFNIYYCSIRMKINGPAGSDILIPFGGPPDPSKGRCSENG, from the coding sequence ATGAACAGCGAGCGCAGAACCCTCATCAATGTCGCGGTCTTCACCATGGCCATGGTGCTGGTGGCTGCCGGGCTGATCGTCGTGTTCGGGCAGTTCCGGTTCGCCTCGAGCAACCAGTACCACGCAACATTCACCGAGGCCTCGCGACTCAAGACCGGTCAGGACGTCCGGATCGCCGGGGTGCCCGTCGGCTCGGTCAGTGCCGTCACGCTGAATCCGGACAACACCGTCGATGTCGCGTTCGATGTCGACAAGCGCTATCAGCTCTACACCTCGACCCGCGCGGTCGTGCGCTACGAGAATCTCGTCGGCGATCGCTATATGGAGATCACCTCCGGCCCAGGGGAACTGCAGAAGCTACCGGCGGGTTCGACCCTGTCGACGGCAAATACCCAGCCTGCGCTGGATCTCGACGCACTGCTCGGCGGACTGCGCCCGGTGCTCAAGGGTCTGGACGGCAACAAGGTCAACGAGGTCAGCAACGCTGTCATCGAACTGTTGCAGGGCCAGGGCGGGGCCATCCAGAACATGTTGGCCAGCACCAGCTCGTTCAGCCAGAACCTGGCCGCCCGCGACCAACTGATCGGCGATGTCATCACCAACCTCAACACCGTGCTGGGCACCATCGACGAGAAGGGCGATCAGTTCAACGCCAGCGTCGACGAACTGCAGAAGCTCATTACCGGTCTCGCCGAGAACCGTGACCCCATTGCCGGTGCGATCGGGCCGCTGGCCAGCGCCGAGAACGATCTGACCGAGATGTTGCAGGCATCGCGGCGGCCGTTGCAGGGTGTCATCGAAAACGCCCGGCCGCTGATGCAGCGGATGGACGAGCGCAAGGCCGATATCAACAAGGTCATCGAACCACTGGCCGAGAACTATCTGCGCCTGAATGCTCTCGGCGCGTACGGGGCGTTCTTCAACATCTACTACTGCTCGATCCGGATGAAAATCAATGGGCCCGCCGGGAGCGACATCCTGATCCCGTTCGGCGGCCCGCCGGACCCGTCGAAGGGGAGGTGTTCGGAGAATGGCTAG